The following is a genomic window from Mus pahari chromosome 1, PAHARI_EIJ_v1.1, whole genome shotgun sequence.
tagaaaataaaacagaaaataataacaaaatgaataCCCTTTATACTAGACTTCAATTATAAGACTCTAATAATAGTCAAAACATGATATAATTTCTAAATAAGCATATGGAATGATTTCCTAATAGATCCTCATGATAACTTTATTAAGGACTGTTAGCAGAGTGAGAACAGCTGTGTATCCAAAGCAAAGTATTTTAATGGGCTACCAAATTTATTGAAGTTAATAAAGtaaatcaattttattattaattaaataaataaatgtaaacgcTGGTGGACATTCAGATGTCTCCTCTCTAATTGACATTTGCCATGCTTCCACCAGAGGAAATTTTATGATTATAGTTTACTTCCTCCAAGTATAACATTCTATCCTGCTCCCATATCTCtgagtatgctgctatctttaaTATCTTGGAtggataattttaaatttaaaagaacaattttaattgcaattttatattaaagtttaaaaataatttaaaaataaaaaatgccatTTCCACCTTCTGTTGACTaagcttgcttttgttttctaaaagatgGTAGCATCTGCTAGGCTTCCACATCTCTTCACATTTTGGTTAGGTTATGTGtctctttcaaaataattaaacaaaaatatgcaTATCGCATACTGAATCTCATATAATCATATAATTGCAGTGTAGTAgatcaatatatttttaatgataatcAAAATACTGTCCTCTTTGTGGAAGACAAAAATATCTCCTCGTTTCTCCCCAAATTATTCCATGAAATAAAAGCATATTCCTGAGAAGCAAATAGATGAAAGAGCAAAGAAGAATGACATCTCTTTTGCTAAGACAGTGTGTGGTTATTTGCGCAAGTTTCCCcagactttaaatattttacatactgCAGACCTtatctgtttggtttttaagCTGTAAACCAAGGGGTTTAGAACAGGAGTCgagaagagaaaaagattggCCATGGTGACATGGAGAAGAGGAGATGCAAATGTACCAAACCTGTGAATTACAGCCAGAACAATGAGTGGgacataaaatataaagacagtAAATATGTGGGAGACACAGGTATTGAGTGCCTTGAGCTTACCATCTCCTGAGGCAATACCCAGCACTGTTTTCAAAATCAAGATGTAAGAGATGACAATAAATACAGAGTCAACTCCAAACGAACAGAGGACTAGAGACAATCCATAGATGATGTTGACCCTGACAGGACCACAGGCCAGCTTCATGATGTCTGGATGGTAGCAGTAACAATGGGACAGTATGACACCCTTACAGAAGGGCAACCTCTTGAGCAGGATTGGCAAGGGGGCCATTAACATCACACCCCTAACAACAGCTGCAAGTCCTATCTTAATAATCCGAGTGGGGGTTAAAACTACAGTATAGTGCAATGGATTACGAATAGCAACAAACCGATCAAAAGCCATGGCCAGTAGGATGGCTGACTCCATGGAAGAAAAGGTATGAATAAAGAACATCTGTGTCAAGCAAGAGTGGAACTCAATATCTCTGTGATTCAGGAGGAAGACATTTAGTACTGTTGGCAGAGTTGATACAGAGAGACCAACATCTGTAGCTGCCAACATAGATAGGAATATGTATTGAGGCTCATGAAGGCTGGAGGTGGTTTTGATAACAAAGAGGATGGTGCAGTTTCCTAGGAGGGCAATTAGGTACATGACACATAGTGGAATGCAGAACCATATCTGCACATCTTCTAGTCCAGGGATGCCTGTTAGAAGAAGGGTAGGTGGCTGGAACCAGCTACTGTTTGTAATTTCCATAAATCCTTTTATCCAGCTGACAATAGCTTCCAAAGGTTTCTgttgtaaaacaaaaatgatagatTAGAAGATATAAGAGAAAATTATAGTGGTCCCATAAGTCAACACCAATTctgatatatttatatgaaagAGTCAGTTTTTTTAACCTATCCGAATAGCTATGTGCAGCTTGGACAATGAAGGAAATGCTGTTAAATGTAGGAAACTGCTAGAATTCCTTTGATTTCTATAGCACTCTCAGACTAATAACACTGATCAAGTGTAAATGAAAAGTAAGGACATGATCTGTGTGTCTAAATGTTGAAAAAGTATTctcaaaatcttattttttatgttatttaattaTATAGTAGAGGTTTACcttttctggcatcagtggaaggagaggccctcagTCCTGTGGAGACTTGTTGCCCCCGTGTAGGGGGATACTAGAGGGAtgaggaaggagtgggtaggttagctGGGGaacaccctcttggaggcaaagtggagggaggatgggatgggagtttgaggaggggtgaccaggaagggggacaacatttgaaatgtaaataatgaaaataactaattaataaataaaatttttaaaaatagtgctTCATTTGTACTAAACTTTTCAGAACTCTCAAAGCAGTCCTTGTACTTTGCCACATATCAGCATCATATGTGTCATCTCTTAAGACTCTAGTCACATGAACACTTTCCTGATCTTCCTTCTGCAGAAATAAATTGCATGATCATATAACTGTTATAAGATTCATGTAATCTGGCAAACTTCATTTGGTAACTTTATCTTCCAATAAACTTCTAtcatttggtattttcttttagaatgagaggcttaatttttcaaaatccaCGTTGATCAAAATCCAAGGAAGAGTTGAGATAAGTAAAACAGCAATGGTTTGTTTTCTCAGCCTGTGATAGAACAGGACTGGACACCAGCAAATAGTTTCttgtaataaccagaaacatCTGCTTGACAAATTAATGCATTAGTGAAAAATAAATGCCAATACTTTAATAAAAGTTTAAGATCACCTCATTGAAAGAAGTGTTATTCTATATCTTTATCTTTAAAGAAGTAGGAACAAATATTATCTCCTATTAGGTGAATACAATTAAATTTAATGTGTTGAAAATCTCCACCTTCtatacagaagaaacagaaaatattgatGTAACTACAATTGAATATGAAGACGGGAAAGAAAGGCAAGTGAAAAACTCAAGCAAACTATCTAGAAGATTCCTAGAATCCAAATATGATGTCTTATATATAGCAAATATAAATATgatgaaatataaaaatcatctgATAATCaattaaatagaaatttttttttttcctgagcaaaTAAGGCATAGGAAGGAGACCTATGGTAACCGGGGAGATGACTCGGCCAGTAAAGTGCTTCCTGTACAAGAATGAGACTCTGAGGTAGAGTCCCCAGCATCCTTTCTAAAAGAGCTGGATATGCAGAGTGTGTCTATAAATCAGATGCTGGGTGTGGAAAGAGACAGGttgatccctggagctcattgaaTAAACACTTTAGGGATTCAGATCTCCAGGCTCCGAAGGAATAAGGAGAGAAGCAGAGCAAAAACTCAGCATCAATAGGTCTCCAAAAGCAGTCACACATACACCAGCATGTATGCACATagacattcaacacacacacacacacacacacacacacatgcaaaaagagagacagcaacagagagggagaaaagaaaccaacacacacaaagactggGGCAAGAAACTTCATTTTCCCTTAGGAAAATCAGAATTCTGTACCATTTtagaaatatgtaaatgaaaagtCACAGATGTTATTTTTAGGGATGTGAATATGCATTTGAAAAGAGGTTCCTCAGTGAATCATGCTTTGCACCCACTGCTATGTAGATGTCTATTCCCTTTATCTGGTGGCTATAGTACCTTTACACATTTTTATGACATAAATAACAGGTAATTACAAagcttgtctgtttttatgagaGAATTACAAGGAACATGTATAAATCTGAGAAGAAGGCTCTTTGAAGATCTAAGACACCAAGAACAAGGGTATCTTAATATAATCTCTTGTTATTTATCTAGAATGTCagattaaatgaagtaaatgtttttaaaggcacAGTGCATACTGGACTGGAGAATACAGTCACATGACAAACCAGCTATGCTCAGATATTCATCACACAGAATCTcaccacattaaaacaaaactcttgCTTTCAAACCACATAAAACTCCTATTTTAAACCAACACAAAGGCATATAGCCACATAACTATAAGTTTCTTAACATTTGCTAATAGATCCTATCTCCCCCTTTTTTAACTCTATTCCTGAACATGAAGGAATTCACTGCAggtatttccctttcttttctgtgcttAGCACTCCTTAGATCTCAAACACAACTAGATATTAAGATCACCATTCACACCTTTGCAAGGTTTACTGTGAAACCCACATTATACTCACTCTGTTACATAGCCTAGTTCATTTTTGCTATTGTTTGCAGACATGTTACCGGCCCTTTTCAATGAAGATGTGTTTTGTTCCAGCTTATTTCATTTGGTTTTAGATATTTTGCTATCCATTCACACTGGATGGTTCAATGCATTAGATATAGCTTAGTCCCTATTAAATTAGATTGTCATCTTTTGATTACATACTCACAGATAAACTGTGGTTTAGCAATTCTGATAGTAATTAAATTAACTGGTTAATGTTTAGTTTCTATAAAGCCTTTTATTGGAATATCCCTGGATATTTCAGATCTTGAGAATTACGCTAGCAATTAAATTTCTATCAAATGTTCACTCTTGCTCCTATAATTAACATTCAGCATGTTTGATTTAATGTTCTCTTCTTCGTGTTACCCAGATAGATTTTTCTTACTTGATGCTCAGTGTCATTAATTTTGGGATCATAAACTCTCCATAGCATTGACATCATTCATTTATTCCTATTACACAAGCTTTATAAGGAATgttgcttaaataaataaattgaaagttTATATATTCTTACCGTACCATATGTATATTAACATCTTACAGAGACATAAAATTCACGAGTAATTCAAAATCCATTTTAAGTTCtagtgtataaaatattttgaggaattatacagtgggtggggagaggggcaTTTAAAACTAAAGATTTAAGTTCTAGTAAACTAAAGAAAAAGGTTATTGTTATCTAAAAGGTAGCATTTCAGAACTTACAGCTTACTCAGTTTCCAGCTTCCAGTTATTTATGTCCTGTTGTCCATGCTACTTTATGGTAGATTTTCCATACTAGCCAAAACATTGTTATTTCTACTTGAAGATTCAGAGGTCACTTCATTCTTTCAACTTCCACCCACTATGACTGGCTTCTAGCCCTCCTCAAATTCTTTTGTAAAATCCACTCCTCTCAGTCCTCCTTCAAGAGAACTTATTTtgccatttctcttctctgtcttccccatCATTTGAACTTTTAACTCCTGCaatgtttttctcttctattagctGGCTTTGTTTTCATCTCCGGCAAGCTCTCGAATGTCATTCACTAAGGACTCCGAATTTCATTCTAAAATGGGGGAGCAAAACTTTAGTTAAGAAACTCCTGAATAGAAGGCCTCACTTCAGCTGTACTTACAAGCACACCATGTGATCACCTCACCTTAAAACTTGACTTCTAAAATTAGCAAACAAGTTCAGAAATACATCTCTTACTTCTCTTTCCTATTACCTCTTTTCCTCTTACCTACCTGGGCACGGGTGGAAAATGTGTGGACTCTTAAGGAGATGCTCAAAACGACTACTAGGGGAAGCTGCTTGGCATGAGAGTTATTTACTACAATACATGGAGAAACAGACGGTAGGTACCAGAGGGAGGCTATCAAAATATCCCATGAGAGAGTGGTTCCATTATGCCCCACAGAGATGATGAAAAACAAATTACTTTGAACTGAAGTCTTTCTAACTCTTCTCAATATCTCAGACTCTTTATAAGTTTTCACACAGTCATAGAACCCTGTATCACTACTTTCTATTGCTAATGACCACAAGCTTTCCATTATAGATGATACAAGTGATATTTCGGTGTCTAAacttactttaaataatttttaagtgaatgatctttaaatgtaatttttcacTTCCTCTCTGAGAAACTGATATATTCAGTCATCAGTATCATTTTTTCAGCAATATTGAGGTGCTATATATTTTTGTTAGGTATATATCTGTTTAGAGTGAACTAATGGTCTCATTAATATATCctttatacattttttctttaaaattgttggTTATCAGTTTCTCcaatgtatatctatctatcaatgcAACTAAGTCTAAAGTattggtaaataaatatatacttcttaaaagtttttattcttttctcaaagTTGTATTACTTACTTCATACCTAATAATAAATCATGAATATAGGACCTATAAAAATGCAACCCAGCTGTTGTGGCAGTAATttgtgctggggcaatggtgaTGTTAAAGAACTTGAGGCCTAGGGTATCAGAAGGAGCACATTTCTAAAAtggcctggatggccaggaacatGAGACTAATTAGCTCAGAGACCAAGGGTGGAACCAGTAGTACAGGAAAAGAAATCACTCCTCTGCTATACTCATACTTCACAGCCTTGTCCAGACATATCCAGAGAGGCTTCTTTTAGCAGTAGATGAGACCCAGTGCTGAGACCCAAGGTATCATGTGGAACAAGAGTCTACATTGGAGGTCTCTATCAAATTCCTCCCCTAGGAGATTGGGGTACCCTGtgaaaggagggggaagaaatatTGTAGAAGTTGGAGGTGATGGAGAACACCAGAACATGGCCCACTGTATCAACTAAGCATGGTTCACATGGAGtcaaagagactgaagcagcaagcacagggtctACGTGGGTCTTGAGCACCAGGTCTCCTGTATGTATGTTGTGGCTGctagttttatgtttttgatCATCCTAACAGTGGGTgcaggtgtctctgactcttttgcctgctcctgggactcttttcctcctactggtttgccttgtccagcctcgaTATGAAGGCTTTTGCTTTCTCTCATTGTATATTGTTTTGTCCTTTTTGGCTATCATCTCTTGGGGGGCTTCCTCTTTtctggagggaaatggagagatttgggggaaagggaaggatgtGGGGAAGctgggagaaatggagggaggggaaactgtggctgggatatattttatgagagaagaatctattaaTAAACAATGAGTATTGAATGGGTGGAAATTATTACATTTGCCTAAAGATATAGGAAAGGTggtttcatttatctttttaactAACACAACCCTAATAGAATTATGAAACAATCATCCCTCAAACAACAAAGAAGACAGCAAAGTTCTTAAATTTCTGTCGATAATGGTTTTATGAACCAGTATATCCATTCCTAAAGCACAACACATAGTTATCACTGTCCAGAGCAACTCTTTCCTTCTGGGTTACAAGAGGCCGCAGAAGACTGAAGCAAAAACATTGCTGTTGACGTTTAGAGACAAAGCTAGCTATGTGGACTTTGTGTTGATTGAAAGCACAGTGTTCCGACCACAGGAAGATGCTATCTGTTTCTGTGCACTTGTTCCATTGTATCCAAGGTACAGGAATGTGAATATAAACTAAACATCAATTCATTAATTTTCAAGGCATCTGTTAGCATAATTTTCTAGAAATCTAAAACTTGCATTTGAGAACACATGAGGATTTATTTCATTGAATATGTTTCTGAAAATGTGTAGTTGATTTTAATACCAAATATTTTTGTGCCATCAGGCAAAATAGCCAGATTTACAatctacaaattttattttaggtgCCGAGTCTTGTAGCGGCTTGTGTTCCCATGCTAATTGTGTTACCCAAAAACTTGTTTACAGTGTCTTGCACTTAGGCTAAAGAAAGCCTGCCCCCAGTTAgctctgattgggaaataaagttgctAAAGGCAAATGGTTGGGTAGACAGaagcaggacttttaggatttccagccttgggagagggagagagaaaagacagaggatCACCATGAAGGGGAAGCAGAAAGGTGAAGCCTAGtggccacttccctgattggGTCTGCGGTAGCAGAAACGAAATATTGACTTTAAAGGATGTGAACTATGTAACACCTAAGGGCAGTGTTTGCTAGCTGAAGTGCCCACATACCCACCATTCACTTGCCAAGGCATACCATAATTaactggtatgtgtgtgtgtgtgtgtgtgtgtgtgtgtgtgtgtgtgtgtgtgtgtatgtgtgtgtgtgtgtgtgttgttgttgttgttgttcattcaCAACTCCATACCATAGTGCTCTATGGAAAAGTGCAGCAGGCTCACAACCTGTCAGGAGCGCAGACCCAGTTAAATAATTCACACTATAATAATTCAGAGTCCAGTGAGAAAGTCATggttcatttttctttgagttttgtaGCAATTCTATGATATTTGATtgactcttaaaatattttaatttatcattATCTCATAGCTT
Proteins encoded in this region:
- the LOC110337488 gene encoding olfactory receptor 51G2-like, with protein sequence MEITNSSWFQPPTLLLTGIPGLEDVQIWFCIPLCVMYLIALLGNCTILFVIKTTSSLHEPQYIFLSMLAATDVGLSVSTLPTVLNVFLLNHRDIEFHSCLTQMFFIHTFSSMESAILLAMAFDRFVAIRNPLHYTVVLTPTRIIKIGLAAVVRGVMLMAPLPILLKRLPFCKGVILSHCYCYHPDIMKLACGPVRVNIIYGLSLVLCSFGVDSVFIVISYILILKTVLGIASGDGKLKALNTCVSHIFTVFIFYVPLIVLAVIHRFGTFASPLLHVTMANLFLFSTPVLNPLVYSLKTKQIRSAVCKIFKVWGNLRK